From the Longimicrobium sp. genome, the window CGGTCACGGGCGATGGCGGGTTGTGGATCGAGAACGTGTCGGTCGCGACGGACCTGGCTTTGGCAATTCGGCAGGTGGAGTAACTGCGGGGGGTCACGCGGAGGCGCGGAGGGCGCGGAGAACGGCGAGGGGTGCTCGTTCGATGAGCGTTGACCGCGATGATGGGGCTCCACTACTGTAGAAGCATGGATTACCTCGAGCGAATCACCATCGACCCAGCGGTGCGCAGCGGAAAACCTTGCATCCGCGGCACGCGCATTACGGTGCAGGACGTTCTCGAGTACATGGCGTCGGAGATGACGGAAGACGAAATCCTGTCTGACTTCCCCGACCTGAGTGCCGACGACCTCCGCG encodes:
- a CDS encoding DUF433 domain-containing protein, which gives rise to MDYLERITIDPAVRSGKPCIRGTRITVQDVLEYMASEMTEDEILSDFPDLSADDLRAVLRYAANRERRLFAVPG